The DNA segment CATTCATGTCGCTCACTGGCCTTTGAAATGAAGCAGAAGTCAGATCTGGACGAAAAGCATCAATTACATGCTCTCTGTTGTTTTGGTCAAGCATCATAAACGTGACCTGAAAAATAATTGAGGGAAGACAGGAACAATAATGATTTCTtgcatttcaaaacaaacaaacaaaaatcaaagaCACAAAAGCATTCGGACCCTGTGCATTTTGACAAGTGTAAATGTGCTGCAAAAAACAGCTGGATGCTCTATCGAAAACTAATTCGTTTTAGTTTGCATTGTTTCCCAGCTGGCAAGGTCAGCTAATGAGAACAAGGGAGATTACAATGGTTCCCAGATCAAATGTTTAAAACTTTGCCACttgtaaaataaaaggaaataaaaaattcTGTCAAGGTGGAGAATTACAGGATGCAAAAACTTTCCTTCTCCCCCCTCTCCTGACAATATGAACAATAACCCATGAGTTTTGTTCAGACTGTTAAAGTAACTCTATTATTGTGGTTTGGATTTGAACTAGAAAGCTCAACTTGCTGTCTAGGAGGGATGAACAAAGTAAACAGTCTAGAATTTCCCCTGctcattattacttttattaacTTACTGTCATTTAgcttgaaatataaaatataaaaacaccTTTTAGAAGTGATATGAATTCTGAACGTTTATTCATTATTCTCTTTGGCTGGTTGGTTGGCACTATGGCTATTTATATGACAGGCTTACAGAACTATTGCTACATCAGAGTCAATGTTAAAACAGAACCTCATTAaactttttctctctttcctttatTATTGTTGCTGATCATCAAGCTACCTGTGCAACTCGGGAAAATAAGATACAGAGTAGGTAAGGGACGTGCCCAAGATCACCCAAGGGAGTTTATGGCACAGATGGAAACAGAacacagatctcctgactccaacTCCTGTGCTTTAGCCACTTCCTGTACGATTTAGATATATGGAGATATAGAAATGATAATGATACACTTTGGCTTAATCACAGACAAAGCTTTAGATATAACAAACCCAGAGTTTCAAGATATACTTGAGATTCTGGGTTCTTGCAAATGTTACAGAGCAGAAGCACGAAATCTCAATAGGAGCAAATCTCTTCGGGTACGATCCCAGTCTGTTTTAAGCTGAATTCTGCCCCTGGATTAGAGCATGGCTTGTAGCGATAGGAGAGGGGACTGAAGCAATGCTTCagctccattgaactcagtggaaagaCTTTGCCTGACATCAGTGGGAACTTCTAATGTGGGACCAGGTGTGAAGGCTGCTTTACTCTTATGTCCTATGCAGCAGAAAAAAAGCTGTGATACCCCACAGCAGAAAAACCGGTAAAGGGGAATTAAGCATCTCAGCATTATGAACAAGAGAAGTATGTTCTTTTTACCTTGTGTTTGAAAGGCCATGGAAGCAAAGCATCATACTCCCCTTTCATGACAACAAAGAAGAGAGAAACATGTGTTCCTTTCCCTGTTCCGTCGCCATTCAGGTAAATCCTCAGACAGACTTTGTAGCCGTATTTCGCAGTGTAGAAAGCTGAAAATTAGAACTTGTGGTTAGTCAGGCCAGAGCCTACCAACAGACTCTGAAAATATCTGTATTCCTAGGATCTCACATATGCAAAAGGGTTAAAATGCAACAGGTACTCTGAGAGCAGGGTGATGAGCATGGCAGACTAAATGGAATACCCTGTGGATTTCCAGCTGCAAGCACTGAAGGTCCAGTCCTTTTAATGACTCATAGGTTGGTGAAGCTGATCTGTAATTACCCACAAGAGCGTGTTTTATCTAATCACTTCATTTCCTGGGGAGAATGACTGCAGTGGCCACTCAAGGCATTCTCAGAGTGACATCAAATGACTTCACTTGGGATGAAACAATGCAGATCCAGCAGATGTCACTGTAACTAGCAGCAGTTAGAGGgcaaataaactgaaatgaaagcCATGTACAGCAAACAGCGCAGCAACACAAGAACTTGTGGGCAACATCAGGCTGCACAGCGTGTGTTTCACAACCACTTCTTAGATACTTTATTTGACGACATCAAATCCAGCACTGTCCATATTATTTTTACCCTTTTATTTTCTGAACTAAATACTTCTACTGGGCTAGAGTGGGGCTTCCCTTTCTACAGGTCCAAATGGGGCCCACAAAATTCCATCGACATTGCTTTTGCCAGCCCAAATACCAGCATTTGTATCATTAAGTAACTGACTTGTGGCTGTAATTCAAACTGTTTCCAGCCCCATTGCTATTATTTGTGCCCGTGGCGTAAGAACAATTTTTTGcagtggaattttaaaaaaacataaatcCCATTTCCACATATGCATTGCTACGGCTAACAGCGTGCAGAAGCAGCTGTAGGTACACTAGAGAAGGTCAGCATACAGGTGTTCTAGAATTCAGCTACAGTCAGACCAGTGACACTAGGCTGAAGTAGCCTCTGAAGAGTGGCTGGATCCGAACAGCCGTCCATGCTGCACATATCCCAGCATCAAATATGACTGCTTGGCTTAGGCACTGGGCACTGTATTTTGGCCTTTGGGCACCCTTCCCTTACAATCATGAGGTAGAGAGAGTCAAACTAGAACTACAGAGCAGAACTTGCCTTGTATTATAAACAGACAGAACTAGTGTGTCCTTTTATAAATAATGTCTTAGATCTGGGCACTATTTTAAAGAATCACTGGTCAAAAGAGCAGATAGGAGCATCACTCTTGAGGCATTGCTGGGTTTTCAAGAGCTGGATTTTACTAGTGTGTGTATACTTGATGTTTTTTACCTGGAGAAAACAAACTGACTACTCTTCCAGTCACAGACTCATGGTACTTTCTGTTGACATCTGTAATCTTCCATAAAAAGACTCCATCATAGGACGCTTGTTCGAAAGACTGGAGACGCTTATGGAGTTTGCTCAGGCCTGCATCTTTCTGTGTCAGACATCGGTGCAGCTCTgtaatctgaaaaaaaaacccaatcccTGTTCAAACCCACTCAGTTGTCTCTACAGGACCTTCTGCTACAGAGGCAGTTCAATAATGCAAGGACTCTCACCTGTGCCCTCACACTAtggagagctgtgtgtgtgagtgagcttttaaaaacaccttgataagtaatttttaaaatgcacGATGTTGGCTTAAGAGGATCGTACTGTATCTGATTCAAGGTGCCTTGCTCTCTTATGACCTGAATCcaagaaatgctgagcacccataatTCTCCATaccttttaggtgcctaaacatggGTTTAGAGGTCTACTTTAGAAACCAAGGTTTGAAAACTTTACCAAAGCTATAGATGGAGTTTTGGAGATAGAATTAGAACTcaagagttcctggctcccactcctgTGTTTGGACCATGCCTATCCACCCTCCATGATTTTTGTGCATATGTACTAACTACATAAACTGTACACAGACACAAAGTCATAATAAATGTTTACCTTCAATTCCAGGCTTTGTATTACATCTTGATCAACTCCACTCTTCCTCCGAAAGGCTGCGATCTCTAGGTTAGAGGTCTCCACCTCCTTGTTGAGCACCGCCACAATATTCTCAAACACGTGCAACTTGTTTTCCAGCTCAGAAATCACTTTCTCCCTTACAAGCCGTTGCAGAATTGACTCTTCCTCACAAACAGATGAGCCAGGAAAACAGTCCACTTCCAGATCTCCACTGACTTCCAGAGCCCCTTGGAGCTGGAGATCAGAGACTTTTCTTTCCAAACCCTTCACTTTAGACTCTGCTGTGACTAAGTGTGGGATGATGCCATTTGCAGCTCCACCAGTAGGGCACAAACTAGCCCTCAGTTGCTTTATATGCTGCAGCAGCATCATTAAGTGGGTCCCCACTGCAGACTTTTCATGCTCTTTTGTCTTCTCTTTGCTGCCCTATTGGGAGGAGAAGACGCTGTCATTGAACTAAAGTAAATGACTTAGGGCCAAATCCTCATTCAGCCTTTAGTCAGGCAAAACGCCCATCAACTTCATGGGAGTTGGGAGATAAACCTAAGTAAGGCCTTCAGGATACGGGCCTGACTCCATAGCACCAGACTTCAAAGGAGAGCAACCAGCTGCCTAGTTCCTGGGTGGTTGTGTGTGTATGACATGTACGTATGCTACATTAACAAGAAAACAGTTGTTCAAAATCCCTCCACTTAACAAGGTGCCATGCAAATAAACAGCTAGATTCTCAAGTCGATCAATATTTAACACATGCACTGCACACAAAATAGATGAGACGTATCTATTTACAAGGCATTAAGAGCACACTGAAATCCAAAGCAGATTTTAGAAACCAGTTAAGGCTGTGGGGGAT comes from the Mauremys mutica isolate MM-2020 ecotype Southern chromosome 18, ASM2049712v1, whole genome shotgun sequence genome and includes:
- the TRAF1 gene encoding TNF receptor-associated factor 1 isoform X3, producing MAERADRVSPDGPGSSPDENEFPFGYPTSICENVPDHKYLCSSCNNVLKKAQQTLCGHRYCAACLSWVVRNNKNPICQKCNAEDPGTVNEGSLLTEERAFSDAAINKEISEFKVHCGTPGCSWSGIMKNFEDHQSLCEYALIPCHTGCGQMVMRKKLADHLENGCINNMTTCQKCKRRLSSNEYQTHTCEGNSSKEQKRMHMEGPAKEKNHSTPLNSKDGCRFYEIGCSFRGSKEKTKEHEKSAVGTHLMMLLQHIKQLRASLCPTGGAANGIIPHLVTAESKVKGLERKVSDLQLQGALEVSGDLEVDCFPGSSVCEEESILQRLVREKVISELENKLHVFENIVAVLNKEVETSNLEIAAFRRKSGVDQDVIQSLELKITELHRCLTQKDAGLSKLHKRLQSFEQASYDGVFLWKITDVNRKYHESVTGRVVSLFSPAFYTAKYGYKVCLRIYLNGDGTGKGTHVSLFFVVMKGEYDALLPWPFKHKVTFMMLDQNNREHVIDAFRPDLTSASFQRPVSDMNVASGCPMFLPLCKLQSPKYAYVREDTLFLKCIIETNS